A stretch of the Teredinibacter haidensis genome encodes the following:
- a CDS encoding AmpG family muropeptide MFS transporter, which translates to MVNLSSAPHKLTWTEALSLYSKRPVLIMLALGFFAGLPYLLVFSTLTAWLRDEGISRSAIGFISWVGITYSIKVFWAPIVDNLPLPILTHLLGKRRSWLLIAQVGIVVGILLIATVSPVDHMALIALCALLIAFSSATQDIVIDAYRIETAVIEFQGAMAATYSFGYRLALLVSGAGSLFIADTLHWPGAYLSMAGLMGTGIIFTLCIQEPGTHQANGNQVELFTVKWFYCAVVAPFVDFFQRNGRFALLILAFIGLFRLSDITMGVMANPFYLDLGFTKTQIASISKIYGFAMTIAGGFIAGICVAKLGVYRPLIAGAILVAVTNLLYAQLAQLGAVPEFLIVTISADNLSGGFSNAAFIAYLSGLTNRAYTATQYALFSSFMTLPGKFQSGFSGVIVDNFGYWNFFIYAAIMGIPAILLAIIIWKHQKKQGG; encoded by the coding sequence TTGGTCAACTTATCCTCAGCCCCCCACAAACTCACTTGGACCGAAGCGCTAAGTCTCTACTCTAAACGTCCCGTGCTGATAATGCTCGCTCTGGGGTTTTTTGCCGGGCTCCCCTACCTGCTGGTGTTTTCGACACTAACCGCCTGGTTACGGGATGAAGGAATAAGCCGCTCGGCTATCGGCTTTATTAGCTGGGTGGGCATCACCTATTCCATCAAAGTCTTCTGGGCACCGATCGTTGACAATCTACCCTTGCCAATATTGACCCACCTGCTTGGCAAAAGGCGAAGCTGGCTGCTGATTGCACAGGTCGGCATTGTTGTCGGTATTTTGCTGATCGCCACAGTCTCACCCGTAGACCATATGGCGCTGATTGCTCTCTGCGCTTTGTTGATCGCCTTCTCTTCCGCAACACAGGATATAGTGATCGACGCTTATCGTATCGAAACTGCGGTGATTGAATTTCAGGGGGCCATGGCCGCCACTTATAGCTTCGGTTATCGGCTGGCACTGCTAGTATCGGGCGCAGGCAGCCTGTTTATCGCCGATACGCTGCATTGGCCCGGCGCCTACCTGAGTATGGCCGGACTTATGGGCACAGGCATTATTTTTACCCTGTGTATTCAAGAGCCCGGTACTCATCAAGCTAATGGCAATCAAGTGGAGCTATTTACAGTAAAGTGGTTTTACTGCGCCGTTGTAGCCCCCTTCGTAGATTTCTTTCAACGCAACGGCCGTTTTGCCCTGCTGATATTGGCCTTTATTGGACTGTTCCGACTAAGCGATATCACCATGGGCGTTATGGCCAATCCTTTTTACCTGGATTTAGGTTTTACTAAAACCCAGATCGCCAGTATTTCTAAGATCTATGGCTTTGCCATGACTATCGCAGGGGGTTTTATCGCCGGTATTTGCGTGGCCAAACTAGGTGTGTATCGCCCATTAATTGCAGGAGCAATACTAGTTGCCGTAACGAACCTACTCTACGCACAGCTGGCCCAACTGGGCGCCGTACCGGAATTTTTAATTGTTACTATCAGTGCCGATAACCTGAGTGGTGGCTTCAGTAACGCGGCCTTTATCGCCTACCTTTCCGGTCTAACCAATCGCGCTTATACGGCGACTCAGTATGCGCTCTTTTCATCATTTATGACGCTGCCCGGCAAATTTCAGAGTGGATTTTCCGGTGTGATTGTCGACAATTTCGGCTACTGGAACTTCTTCATCTACGCTGCAATCATGGGCATACCAGCCATATTACTAGCAATTATTATTTGGAAGCATCAGAAAAAGCAGGGGGGTTAA
- a CDS encoding FxsA family protein, producing the protein MRFVLLLFVVIPVIEMWLLIKVGGIIGALPTIGLVLLTAMIGLALLRQQGFSTLMRARSKMEGGQLPASEMIEGLFLAVGGALLLTPGFFTDAIGFACLLPGIRQVIIAWGVRQFSIHNLGMHGQPSQHGSAQNSSERHTIDGEFRRDD; encoded by the coding sequence GTGCGATTTGTTCTTTTATTGTTTGTAGTGATACCCGTTATCGAGATGTGGCTGCTTATTAAGGTGGGCGGCATTATTGGTGCTCTCCCTACCATCGGGCTAGTTTTACTTACCGCTATGATCGGTCTCGCACTGCTTCGCCAGCAGGGCTTTAGTACCTTGATGCGTGCTCGCTCCAAAATGGAAGGGGGACAACTGCCCGCCAGTGAGATGATTGAGGGCCTTTTCTTGGCCGTTGGTGGAGCTTTGCTGCTGACGCCGGGTTTTTTTACCGACGCCATCGGTTTTGCCTGTCTGTTGCCCGGTATTCGACAAGTAATTATTGCTTGGGGTGTCCGCCAGTTTTCCATTCATAATCTGGGCATGCATGGACAGCCCTCTCAACACGGATCTGCTCAGAACAGTAGCGAGCGCCACACAATCGACGGTGAATTTCGCCGCGACGACTAA
- the groES gene encoding co-chaperone GroES, with product MKIRPLHDRVVVRRKEEEETTAGGILLPGSAKEKPNQGVVVAVGSGRVLENGENRPVDVKEGDIVVFGKYAGSDTIEIDGEELVILSESDIKAVVE from the coding sequence ATGAAAATTCGTCCTTTACACGATCGTGTTGTGGTTCGCCGCAAGGAAGAAGAAGAAACAACTGCTGGTGGCATTTTGCTGCCTGGTTCTGCTAAAGAAAAGCCAAATCAAGGTGTTGTAGTCGCTGTAGGTTCTGGCCGCGTATTGGAAAATGGTGAAAACCGCCCTGTTGATGTTAAAGAAGGCGACATCGTGGTATTCGGTAAATATGCCGGAAGTGACACCATCGAAATCGACGGCGAAGAGCTGGTTATCCTTAGCGAAAGCGATATCAAAGCCGTCGTTGAATAG